One window of Methanogenium organophilum genomic DNA carries:
- a CDS encoding formylmethanofuran dehydrogenase subunit E family protein, with protein sequence MELSKEYSLEELAKFHGHLGPNIVLGYMMGKYACENLTNDPFSLKATVYCPKKTPESCIVDGVQLGSGCTLGKGNIEIIEDSNIHCEFRTESASLTLTPIAMPPLPERDDDYELTIERYAEDLYMMDPASLFAITRSE encoded by the coding sequence ATGGAACTCTCAAAAGAGTACTCTCTTGAGGAGCTTGCTAAATTTCACGGGCATCTCGGCCCGAATATTGTGCTCGGATATATGATGGGGAAATATGCCTGCGAGAACCTGACAAATGATCCGTTCAGCCTGAAGGCAACCGTCTACTGCCCGAAAAAGACCCCTGAGAGCTGTATCGTCGATGGCGTACAGCTGGGGTCCGGCTGCACGCTCGGCAAGGGGAATATCGAGATCATCGAGGATTCGAACATACACTGCGAGTTCCGGACCGAATCCGCCTCCCTCACCCTCACACCCATTGCAATGCCGCCGCTTCCCGAACGCGACGACGACTATGAGCTTACAATCGAGCGATATGCCGAAGATCTCTATATGATGGACCCGGCATCTCTCTTTGCAATTACGCGGTCAGAATAA
- a CDS encoding metal ABC transporter permease, with the protein MLECIISNNIVCHAVEAMFFASVACAVLGVIITQLKISSIGFTMAHAAFAGAACGMFFGFDPIISAIAVSIMIALLIGPLAERAKMPEDTILGVLFGILMAIAIFFIAYMQYVGKGFNATSLLFGDVISLYRGEVYALALISLVAVIFVIAFYKEISAIIFDKKIAEAAGIKVKPIYYALLFMIAFTVALSLNIVGGLLLYVWLITPAAIAYQFMFDVKGLFVMAPVIAAVISVSGALTGLEYCLPVGPLTAVIFSVIFVISVLFSRKRKISHRKI; encoded by the coding sequence ATGCTGGAATGTATCATCTCCAATAATATCGTCTGCCACGCGGTCGAGGCAATGTTCTTTGCGTCCGTTGCCTGTGCGGTTCTGGGCGTCATCATCACCCAGCTCAAGATCTCGTCCATCGGCTTTACGATGGCGCATGCCGCCTTTGCAGGGGCCGCCTGTGGAATGTTTTTTGGGTTTGATCCCATCATCTCGGCAATTGCGGTCAGCATCATGATCGCACTCCTGATTGGTCCCCTTGCGGAACGGGCCAAAATGCCGGAAGATACCATTCTGGGCGTTTTATTCGGCATCCTGATGGCCATTGCAATCTTCTTCATCGCGTACATGCAGTATGTCGGAAAGGGATTCAACGCAACCTCACTCCTCTTCGGGGATGTGATCTCGCTCTATCGTGGAGAGGTGTATGCCCTTGCCCTTATCTCCCTCGTGGCGGTCATCTTTGTTATTGCCTTCTACAAGGAGATATCCGCGATCATCTTCGATAAAAAAATCGCTGAGGCGGCCGGAATAAAAGTAAAGCCGATATACTATGCCCTGTTGTTCATGATCGCGTTCACGGTGGCACTCAGCCTGAACATCGTCGGAGGACTCCTCTTATATGTCTGGCTCATCACACCTGCTGCCATCGCATACCAGTTCATGTTCGATGTAAAAGGACTCTTTGTCATGGCACCGGTCATTGCCGCAGTCATCAGTGTGTCGGGTGCGCTCACCGGGCTGGAATACTGTCTCCCGGTCGGTCCGCTCACAGCGGTCATCTTCAGTGTAATATTTGTAATTTCCGTGTTATTTTCTCGAAAAAGAAAAATATCTCATCGTAAAATTTAA
- a CDS encoding GYD domain-containing protein, whose protein sequence is MMLFIAMAKFKQNLSEEIVAQNMKDIETDTEGGVQYREIYWTLGKYDTVVIFEAPNEKVAMEMILCRADRMDIETLVALPADPEHPFGPA, encoded by the coding sequence ATGATGCTTTTTATTGCAATGGCAAAATTCAAACAGAACCTGAGCGAGGAAATTGTCGCTCAGAATATGAAAGATATCGAGACAGACACAGAAGGAGGGGTTCAGTACCGCGAAATCTACTGGACGCTCGGCAAGTACGATACCGTCGTGATCTTTGAAGCCCCGAACGAAAAAGTGGCGATGGAAATGATCTTGTGCCGGGCAGACCGGATGGATATCGAGACGCTTGTTGCGCTTCCGGCCGATCCCGAGCATCCGTTTGGACCGGCCTGA
- a CDS encoding metal ABC transporter ATP-binding protein, with amino-acid sequence MVADIPHPQIELSGIYTAYMGAELPVIRDLSLNIGKGEFVMVGGPNGAGKTTLLETINGMLYITHGSARVCGLDVTKQGVEVRKRTGYVIQSFAFDPLTPFTVEHVVMMGRYGILGCFRNPSEPDYRAAEEAMRMLDLEDLAEKPIGTLSGGQQQKVLIAQNLAKKPDIMLLDEPFSNLDLCTREFVSGVLEDISSQGCTVCMVSHAFDALPDKDLRIVVMDEGCIRLNTICHSSEVEDTIRRMTVVS; translated from the coding sequence ATGGTGGCAGACATTCCGCATCCACAGATTGAGCTCTCTGGTATCTATACGGCATATATGGGCGCTGAACTGCCGGTGATACGGGATCTCTCCCTTAATATCGGGAAGGGGGAGTTCGTCATGGTCGGTGGGCCGAACGGTGCCGGGAAGACGACGCTTCTTGAGACCATCAATGGCATGCTGTATATCACGCACGGGTCCGCACGGGTCTGTGGACTGGATGTCACGAAGCAGGGCGTCGAGGTAAGAAAGCGCACCGGCTACGTCATCCAGAGTTTTGCCTTCGACCCCCTGACTCCCTTCACCGTCGAACATGTGGTGATGATGGGCCGGTACGGGATTCTCGGCTGTTTCCGCAACCCGTCCGAGCCGGATTATCGTGCGGCAGAAGAGGCGATGCGGATGCTGGACCTCGAAGACCTCGCGGAGAAGCCCATTGGCACCCTGAGCGGCGGACAGCAGCAGAAGGTGCTTATTGCCCAGAATCTTGCCAAAAAACCTGATATCATGCTCCTCGACGAACCGTTCAGCAACCTGGACCTCTGCACCCGTGAATTTGTATCCGGGGTGCTGGAGGATATCTCGTCCCAGGGGTGCACGGTATGCATGGTATCGCATGCATTCGACGCCCTCCCTGATAAGGATCTACGCATTGTGGTGATGGATGAGGGGTGCATCCGCCTCAACACCATCTGCCATTCATCGGAGGTCGAGGATACCATCAGACGGATGACGGTGGTTTCCTGA